One Halobacterium zhouii genomic region harbors:
- a CDS encoding lycopene cyclase domain-containing protein produces MLPDIGAVFGDFTYLVSEVVFGALAFALLYRADALRRAAVTVAALYPLAYVWDWYTLTIGVFEIHLRTGVEFLGIPVEEHLFMLVVPALVVGFHETLHGED; encoded by the coding sequence GTGCTCCCCGACATCGGCGCCGTCTTCGGCGATTTCACCTACCTCGTCTCTGAGGTGGTGTTCGGCGCGCTCGCGTTCGCCCTCCTCTACCGCGCGGACGCGCTCCGCCGCGCCGCGGTCACCGTCGCGGCGCTCTACCCGCTGGCGTACGTCTGGGACTGGTACACGCTGACCATCGGCGTGTTCGAAATCCACCTCCGGACGGGCGTCGAGTTCCTCGGTATTCCCGTCGAGGAACACCTCTTCATGCTCGTCGTGCCCGCGCTCGTCGTCGGCTTCCACGAGACGCTCCACGGCGAGGATTGA